A window of the Cynocephalus volans isolate mCynVol1 chromosome 10, mCynVol1.pri, whole genome shotgun sequence genome harbors these coding sequences:
- the CEBPG gene encoding CCAAT/enhancer-binding protein gamma yields the protein MSKISQQNSTPGVNGISVIHTQAHASGLQQVPQLVPAGSGGGGKAVPPSKQSKKSSTMDRNSDEYRQRRERNNMAVKKSRLKSKQKAQDTLQRVNQLKEENERLEAKIKLLTKELSVLKDLFLEHAHNLADNVQPISTENTTANSDNAEQ from the coding sequence ATGAGCAAGATTTCGCAGCAAAACAGTACTCCAGGAGTGAATGGAATAAGTGTTATTCATACTCAGGCACATGCCAGCGGCTTACAGCAAGTTCCACAGCTGGTGCCTGCTGGCTCTGGGGGAGGAGGCAAAGCTGTGCCTCCAAGCAAGCAAAGCAAAAAGAGCTCGACCATGGATCGAAATAGTGATGAGTATCGTCAACGCAGAGAGAGGAACAACATGGCTGTGAAAAAGAGCCGGTTGAAAAGCAAGCAGAAGGCACAAGATACACTGCAAAGAGTGAATCAGCTCAAAGAAGAGAATGAACGGTTGGAAGCAAAAATTAAATTGCTGACTAAGGAATTAAGTGTACTAAAAGATTTGTTTCTTGAGCATGCACACAACCTTGCAGACAATGTGCAACCCATTAGCACTGAAAATACAACAGCAAATTCTGATAATGCAGAACAGTAG